The DNA window CGACACGCGCTTCGTGATCCACCTGCAGGTACCGGCCAACCTGGAAGCGTATTACCAGGAATCGGGCCGCGCCGGCCGCGATGGCGAAGAGGCCGACTGCACGCTGCTGTACTTCCAGGACGACAAGCGCCTGCAGCAGTTCTTTCTCGTCAAGCACTATCCCACCGCGCAGGAATTGCGCGACGTGTACGAAGCCGCCGTGGCGCGGGTGCCATGCCAGGGTGCCGTCCTCTGCGAGGCCGTCGCGCACATTCCCGACAGCCAGCTGAAGGTCTGCCTGAAGCTGCTGAAGGATGGCAAGCTGCTGCGGCAGAACCGCAAGCTCGACTGGCAGCTGACGAACCGCGACGCGAAAGCCGCCGATTTCGAACGACTGGCCGCGATCTACGAGGAAAAGCAGGAGCGCGATCACCAGGCGCTCGAGCAGATGGTCGCCTATGCGCAGAGCGGCTATTGCCGCTGGAAGCTGCTGCTCGATTACTTCGGCGACGATTCGGCTGGCGTCAAGGCTTGCGGCTGCTGCGACAACTGCTTGTCGCCGCCCGCCGTGCAGCCGATCGAGGACGAGGAACCGCTGTTCGAGGAACCGCCCGAGCCGATGGCGCCGCAGCTTCCCGCCTTCGTCGTCGGCAGCCAGGTCAAGGTGCCGAAGTTCGATATCGGCACCGTGCTGTCGGTGGCGGGCGACCAGATCACCATCGAGTTCCCGGAAAACACGACGAAAACCTTCATGGCGGAGTTCGTGCAGCCGGTCTGAACCGCTACCGACTCACTAATCCACTTCGCTAACCCACTCCACTAATCCGTTCCACCGGTTCACTCATCCGCCGGGCATTGTGCGCTGGCGGACAGAGTGCCGCACTCCCGCTGGCTAGAATGGCCACAAGGAGGAGCGCTTATGGCCGGGGACATGGTCGTGGTGCGCAGGGAAGGCTTGTACTGCGTGCCGGGAGATTTCTATATCGATCCGTGGCGGCCCGTCGACCGCGCGGTCATCACGCATGGTCATGGCGACCATGCGCGTGTGGGGCATGGCCACTACCTGGCGGCGGCCCCCGGTGTCGGCATCCTCAGGTCGCGCCTGGGCGATATCACCGTGCAGGGCCTCGCCTACGGTGAAACCGTCGAGCACAATGGCGTGCGCATTTCGCTGCACCCGGCCGGCCACGTGCTGGGCTCCGCGCAGGTGCGCATGGAATGCGGCGGCGAAGTATGGGTCGCTTCCGGCGACTACAAGGTGGAAGCCGATGCCACGTGCGCCCCGTTCGAACCCTTGCGCTGCCATACCTTCATCACCGAATCCACGTTCGGCCTGCCGATCTACCGCTGGGAACCGCAACAGCAAACCTTCGACGACATGAATGCCTGGTGGCGCCGCAACGCGGAGCAGGGCCGCGCCAGCCTGATGCTGAGCTATGCGTTCGGCAAGGCGCAGCGCATCCTGTCCGGTCTCGATCCCACGATCGGTCCGATCGTCTGCCACGGCGCCGTCGAACCGCTGAACCGCGTGTACCGCGAAGCAGGGGTAGCGTTGCCGCCCACGCGGATGGTGAGCGAGGTGGACAAGGCCGACCTGAAGAGCGCGATCATCATCGCGCCACCCTCGGCGGGCGGCTCGCCATGGGTGCGCCGTTTCGGCGATTTCTCCGATGCGTTCGCCAGCGGCTGGATGCTGCTGCGTGGCGCGCGGCGGCGGCGTGGCGTCGACCGCGGCTTCGTGCTGTCCGACCATGCCGACTGGCCGGGACTGATGGCGGCGATCAAGGGCACCGGCGCGGAACGCGTCGTGGTCACGCACGGTTCGATTCCCATCATGGTGCGCTGGCTGTGCCAGAACGGCTACGACGCCAAGGGCTTCGACACGGAGTATGGGGACGACGAAGCCGAAGAGGCGGCGGCGGGCGAGGAAGGCGCGGCACCGGCGGCGGCACCGGAACCCCATCCGGATGCGAAACGCTGGGTCGTGCCGGAAAAGGCCGATGCCGCCCGGGCCGCGGGCACCGGCGACCGGCCGGCAGGCATGGAGGAGGATGGCGATGCGTGAATTCGCGCGCCTGTACGCGGAGCTGGACGAGACCACCGCCACCAACCGCAAGCTCGAAGCATTGAAAGCCTATTTCAGCAGCGCGGCACCGGAAAACGCCGCGTGGGCCGTGTATTTCCTGGCCGGCGGCAAGCCGCGCCAGGCGATTCCCGTGAAACTGCTGCGGCAGTACGCCACCGAATACGCAATGCTTGACGAATGGCTGTTCGACGAGAGCTACCACGCCGTGGGCGACCTGGCCGAAACGATCGCCCACATCCTGCCGGAACCGAAGCACCGCAGCGACGTGGGCCTGGCCGAATGGATCGAGCAGCGCATTGCCCCCTTGCGCGGCGCGGCACCGGAAACCATCCGCGCGGCGCTGTTCCAGTACTGGGACGAACTGGAAACGAGCGAGCGCTTCCTGCTCGTCAAGCTGATCGGCGGTGGTTTCCGGGTCGGGGTATCGAAACTGCTGGTGACGCGGGCCTTGTCCGGCATCGCGGCGGTGGACGCCAAGCTGATCGCGCAGCGGCTGATGGGCTGGACGGACGGCAGCGTGCGCCCCACGGCGAAAGGTTTCCTGCAACTGATCGCACAGGAATCGCCGGACGAGCATGCGCAGCGTGGCGGCCAGCCTTATCCGTTCTTCCTGGCGCACCAGCTCAATGCCGACCCGGCCACGCTGGGTGACCTGGAAGACTGGCAGGTGGAATGGAAGTACGACGGCATGCGAGCGCAGGTCGTGCGCCGGGACGGCAGCTGGGTATGGTCGCGCGGCGAAGACCTGATCACCGAGCGCTTTCCGGAGCTGGCGGCACTGCCGCTGCCGGACGGCACGGTGGTCGATGGCGAAATCCTCGTCTGGCGGAACGGGGAAGGGGTGGCCGATGCGCCGGCGCCGTTCGCCGACCTGCAAAAGCGCATCGGCCGCAAGGCGCTGTCGCCGAAGTTCCTGACCGAATACCCGGCCGTGCTGGTGGCCTACGACCTGCTGGAGCGCGATGGCGTCGACCTGCGCAAGCTGCCGCAGTGCGAGCGCCGCACGCTGCTCGAACAACTGGTGGCGCAGATGGATTGCCCGCAACTGCGTATCTCGCCGCTCGTGAAGGCGGACAGCTGGGAAGCGCTGGCGACGATCCGCGAAGAGACCCGCCTGCGCGGCGTGGAAGGCATGATGCTCAAGGCAAAGGATGCGCAGTATGGCGTGGGCCGCACGAAGGACGTGGGCACGTGGTGGAAATGGAAGATCGACCCCTACAGCGTGGACGCGGTGCTGATCTACGCGCAGGCCGGCCACGGGCGCCGCGCCTCGCTGTACACGGATTACACGTTCGCCGTGTGGGACAGCGACGGCAACGGCGGCCGCCAGCTCGTGCCGTTCGCCAAGGCTTATTCGGGCCTGACCGATGCCGAGATCACGCAGGTGGACAACGCCGTGCGCAAGACCACGATCGAGCGCTTCGGGCCCGTGCGCAGCGTGCGGCCGACGATGGTGTTCGAGATCGGCTTCGAAGGCATCCAGGCATCGCCCCGGCACAAGTCCGGCATCGCGGTGCGCTTTCCCCGCATCCTGCGGCGGCGCGACGACAAGGCCGTCGAGGAAGCCGATACCCTGGACATGCTGAAAGGCTTGCTGGCGGGAGCTTCCCGCGCATGACCGCGGTCGACGACTGGTTCGCTGCCCGCGGCTGGACGGTCTTCCCGTTCCAGCGCGACGTGTGGCATGCCGCCCTGGCCGGCGAGTCGGGCATGCTGCATGCCACCACGGGGTCCGGCAAGACGTATGCCGTGTGGTTTGCCGCGCTGCTGCGGGCCGTGGCGGCGCCGCCACGGCGCAAGGCCGGGCTGCGTGTGCTCTGGCTGACGCCGATGCGGGCGCTCGCCGCCGATACGCTGCGCGCCCTGTCCGACTCGGCGGCGGATCTGATGCCGGGCTGGACCATCGATGCCCGCACGGGCGACACTTCTTCGGCCGCGCGTGCAAGGCAGGCGAAGCGCTTGCCCGAAGCCCTGGTGACGACGCCGGAAAGCCTGTCGCTGATGCTGTCGAAGGCCGATGCGCAGGAGCAGTTCTCGCTGCTCGACATGGTGATCGTCGACGAATGGCACGAACTGATGGGCAACAAGCGGGGCGTGCAGGCGCAGCTGGCGCTGGCGCGGCTGCGCAACTGGAACCCGGGCCTCGTGGTGTGGGGCCTGTCCGCCACGCTGGGCAACCTGCAGCGGGCACAGGAAGTGCTGCTGGGGCCGGACCGCAGTGGCGTCCCCCCTGGTACGGTCGTCGAAGGCGACCTGCGCAAGGAGATCGTCGTCGACACGCTGATCCCGGCCAACCCGTCGCGCTTTCCGTGGGCGGGCCACCTGGGGATCCAGATGCTGAAGCCGGTCATCGCCGAGATCGAGCGGCATGCGACCACGCTGGTGTTCTGCAATACCCGTTCGCAGGCCGAGCTGTGGTACCAGAACATGCTGGAGGAGCGGCCGGACTGGGCCGGGCTGATCGCGCTGCACCACGGCTCGCTGGACAGGGAAGTGCGCGACTGGGTCGAGCTGGGGCTCAAGAAGGGGCAGCTGAAGGCGGTGGTGTGCACGTCCAGCCTGGATCTGGGCGTCGACTTCCTGCCGGTCGAGCGGGTGCTGCAGATCGGCAGCGCGAAAGGCGTCGCCCGGTTGCTGCAGCGGGCCGGGCGCTCCGGCCACGCGCCGGGCCGCGTGTCGCGGGTGACGCTGGTGCCCACGCAAAGCCTGGAGCTGCTGGAAGCGGCGGCCGCGATCCAGGCCGTGAAGGACCGCGACATCGAATCGCGCCAGGTGCCCGACAAGCCGCTCGACGTGCTCGTGCAGCACCTGGTCACGGTGGCGCTGGGCGGCGGTTTCACGTCCGCGGCGCTGTATGACGAGGTGCGCACGGCGTGGTCCTACCGCGAGCTGACGCCGGAAGAGTGGCAGTGGGCGCTCGATTTCGTCGCGCGCGGCGGCCAGAGCCTGACCGTGTACCCGGAATACCGGCGCGTGCTGCCGGACGAGGCGGGCGTCTACCGCGTGCCGGACGCGGCGATCGGGCGGCGCCACCGCATGGGCATTGGCACCATCGTGTCCGAGGCGATGATCCAGGTGAAGTTCCAGAGCGGCGGGCGGATCGGCACGGTGGAAGAAGGCTTCATCGCGCGGCTGAACAAGGGCGACCATTTCCTGTTCGGCGGGCGCATCCTGGAATTCATGCGCGTGCACGAAATGACGGCCTACGTGAAGCGCGCCACCGGCGCCAAGGGCGCCGTGCCCCGCTGGCAGGGCGGCAAGATGCCGATGTCGTCCGAGCTGGCGCACGCGGCGCTGGAACAGATGCGGCTGGCCACCGAGGGCATCTTCCGTGGCCCGGAAATGGAAGCCGTGCGCCCGCTGCTCGAGATCCAGGCGCGCTGGTCGGCGTTGCCGACGCCGCAGCGCACCGTCATCGAAAGCGTGCACAGCCGCGAGGGGCACCACCTGTTCATGTACCCGTTCGCAGGGCGCTCGGTCCATATCGGGCTCGCGTCGCTGCTGTCGTGGCGCATGGGGCGGATGCGGCCCGCCACGTTCTCGATTGCCGTCAACGATTACGGCTTTGAATTGCTGGCGCCGGAAGACGTGCCGTGGGCGGACGTGTTTGCCGCTGACGCAGGGCGCGACGTGGGACTGTTTGCGACGGACGGGTTGCTGGAAGACGTGATCGCCAGCCTGAACGCCACGGAACTGTCGCAGCGGCGCTTTCGCGAAATCGCCCGCATCGCCGGGCTGATCTTCCAGGGCTACCCGGGTCAGCCGAAAAGCAACCGGCAGCTGCAGGCATCGTCGTCGCTGTTCTTCGAGGTATTCCGCAAGCATGACGCCGGCAACCTGCTGCTGACGCAGGCACAGCGTGAAGTGCTGGAACAGGAACTGGAACTGAAGCGGCTGCGCGCCACGCTGGAAGAACTGCAGGCCCGCGCCGTCAGCTTCCACGAAACAAAGCGGGCCACGCCATTCGGCTTTGCCCTGATGGTGGAGCGGTTCCGCGAAAAACTCAGTACGGAAAAGCTCTCCGACCGCGTGGCGCGCGTCCTGCGCGAGCTGGAGAAGGCGGCGGGGCCATGAGCGCCACGCCGGGCAATGGCGGCGGGGCGGGGGGCGGCATGGCCATCGAACTGGCCGGCGAAACCGTGCTGCTGCTGCCGGAAAAGGCGCTGATCTGGCCGCGGGCGCGGATGCTGGTGGTGGCCGACATCCATTTCGGCAAGGCGGCCTCGTTCCGCGCGCTGGGCGTGCCGGTGCCGCGCGGGACGACCAGCGAGAACCTGGCGGGCCTGGATGCGCTGCTGGCGGCGCACGATATCGGCCACATCCTGTTCCTGGGCGATTTTCTGCATGCGAAGGCCGCCCACGCCAGCGCCACGCTGCAGGCGATGCTGGCCTGGCGCGCGCGCCATCCGGCACTCGCGCTGACGCTGGTGCGCGGCAACCACGATCGGCATGCCGGCGATCCGTCGCGCCTGCTGCGCATCGACCTGGTCGACGAACCGCACCGGATCGGGCCGTTCGCGTTCTGCCACCACCCCGACTTGCCGGCGGAGCAGGTGGGCGATGGCTATGTGCTGGCCGGTCACGTGCATCCGGTCTACCGGCTGGCGGGGCGGCGCGATGCGTTGCGCCTGCCCTGTTTCGTCGTGGGCCGGCAGGGCGCGATGCTGCCTTCGTTCGGCGCCTTCACCGGCGGGCATGCCGTGGAACCGGGGCCGGGCGACCGGTTTTACCTGGTGGCGGATGATCAAATCTTCCCGATAAGTCCTTAGTAGGCGTTGTCCTACATCCA is part of the Pseudoduganella lutea genome and encodes:
- a CDS encoding ligase-associated DNA damage response exonuclease, whose amino-acid sequence is MAGDMVVVRREGLYCVPGDFYIDPWRPVDRAVITHGHGDHARVGHGHYLAAAPGVGILRSRLGDITVQGLAYGETVEHNGVRISLHPAGHVLGSAQVRMECGGEVWVASGDYKVEADATCAPFEPLRCHTFITESTFGLPIYRWEPQQQTFDDMNAWWRRNAEQGRASLMLSYAFGKAQRILSGLDPTIGPIVCHGAVEPLNRVYREAGVALPPTRMVSEVDKADLKSAIIIAPPSAGGSPWVRRFGDFSDAFASGWMLLRGARRRRGVDRGFVLSDHADWPGLMAAIKGTGAERVVVTHGSIPIMVRWLCQNGYDAKGFDTEYGDDEAEEAAAGEEGAAPAAAPEPHPDAKRWVVPEKADAARAAGTGDRPAGMEEDGDA
- a CDS encoding ATP-dependent DNA ligase, translated to MREFARLYAELDETTATNRKLEALKAYFSSAAPENAAWAVYFLAGGKPRQAIPVKLLRQYATEYAMLDEWLFDESYHAVGDLAETIAHILPEPKHRSDVGLAEWIEQRIAPLRGAAPETIRAALFQYWDELETSERFLLVKLIGGGFRVGVSKLLVTRALSGIAAVDAKLIAQRLMGWTDGSVRPTAKGFLQLIAQESPDEHAQRGGQPYPFFLAHQLNADPATLGDLEDWQVEWKYDGMRAQVVRRDGSWVWSRGEDLITERFPELAALPLPDGTVVDGEILVWRNGEGVADAPAPFADLQKRIGRKALSPKFLTEYPAVLVAYDLLERDGVDLRKLPQCERRTLLEQLVAQMDCPQLRISPLVKADSWEALATIREETRLRGVEGMMLKAKDAQYGVGRTKDVGTWWKWKIDPYSVDAVLIYAQAGHGRRASLYTDYTFAVWDSDGNGGRQLVPFAKAYSGLTDAEITQVDNAVRKTTIERFGPVRSVRPTMVFEIGFEGIQASPRHKSGIAVRFPRILRRRDDKAVEEADTLDMLKGLLAGASRA
- a CDS encoding ligase-associated DNA damage response DEXH box helicase; translation: MTAVDDWFAARGWTVFPFQRDVWHAALAGESGMLHATTGSGKTYAVWFAALLRAVAAPPRRKAGLRVLWLTPMRALAADTLRALSDSAADLMPGWTIDARTGDTSSAARARQAKRLPEALVTTPESLSLMLSKADAQEQFSLLDMVIVDEWHELMGNKRGVQAQLALARLRNWNPGLVVWGLSATLGNLQRAQEVLLGPDRSGVPPGTVVEGDLRKEIVVDTLIPANPSRFPWAGHLGIQMLKPVIAEIERHATTLVFCNTRSQAELWYQNMLEERPDWAGLIALHHGSLDREVRDWVELGLKKGQLKAVVCTSSLDLGVDFLPVERVLQIGSAKGVARLLQRAGRSGHAPGRVSRVTLVPTQSLELLEAAAAIQAVKDRDIESRQVPDKPLDVLVQHLVTVALGGGFTSAALYDEVRTAWSYRELTPEEWQWALDFVARGGQSLTVYPEYRRVLPDEAGVYRVPDAAIGRRHRMGIGTIVSEAMIQVKFQSGGRIGTVEEGFIARLNKGDHFLFGGRILEFMRVHEMTAYVKRATGAKGAVPRWQGGKMPMSSELAHAALEQMRLATEGIFRGPEMEAVRPLLEIQARWSALPTPQRTVIESVHSREGHHLFMYPFAGRSVHIGLASLLSWRMGRMRPATFSIAVNDYGFELLAPEDVPWADVFAADAGRDVGLFATDGLLEDVIASLNATELSQRRFREIARIAGLIFQGYPGQPKSNRQLQASSSLFFEVFRKHDAGNLLLTQAQREVLEQELELKRLRATLEELQARAVSFHETKRATPFGFALMVERFREKLSTEKLSDRVARVLRELEKAAGP
- the pdeM gene encoding ligase-associated DNA damage response endonuclease PdeM; translated protein: MSATPGNGGGAGGGMAIELAGETVLLLPEKALIWPRARMLVVADIHFGKAASFRALGVPVPRGTTSENLAGLDALLAAHDIGHILFLGDFLHAKAAHASATLQAMLAWRARHPALALTLVRGNHDRHAGDPSRLLRIDLVDEPHRIGPFAFCHHPDLPAEQVGDGYVLAGHVHPVYRLAGRRDALRLPCFVVGRQGAMLPSFGAFTGGHAVEPGPGDRFYLVADDQIFPISP